AGGCCACGATCCCGGTCGCCAACCAGAACAAGATCCCGGTCGTGTCGGGCTCCGCCACCGCCGACGACGTCACCTGGGACGGCACCACGGTCCAGGAGTACGCCTTCCGCATCTGCTTCAGCGACTCGTTCCAGGGCACGATCATGGGCAAGTTCGCCTCGGAGAACCTGCAGGCGAAGACCGCCGTCATCATCAAGGACAACAGCTCCGACTACTCCAAGGGGCTGGCTGCGGCCTTCACCGAGGAGTTCGGCAAGCTCGGCGGCTCGATCGTCGGCGAAGAGGCCTTCGTCGCGGGTGACACCGACTTCAACACCATCCTGACGCGACTCAAGGGCCAGACCTTCGACGTGGTGTACCTGCCCGGCTACTACTCCGAGGCCGGCCTCATCATCAAGCAGGCCCGTGACCTCGGCATCACGGCGCCCGTCCTCGGTGCCGACGGCTTCGACTCGCCCACGCTGCTCGAGCTCGGCGGGGCCGCGGCCCTGAACGACGTGTACTTCACCAACCACTACTCCGCGATCGACGAGGACCCCAAGGTCGTCGAGTTCATCGCCGCGTTCAAGGAGAAGAACAACGAGGAGCCCAACGCGTTCCACGCGCTCGGCTACGACCTCGGCAACTTCGTCGCCGACGCCGTCAAGCGGGCCTCCGCGCTCACCGGCGAGGCCGTGCAGAAGGCCATGGCCGAGACGAAGGGCTTCGTCGGCGTCACCGGAACCTTCGACATGGACGAGCACCACAACCCGGTGAAGTCGATCGTCGTCATCGGCCTCAAGGACGGCGTCCAGGCCACCAGCGAGAAGGTCGGCTGACCCACGGGTTCCGGTAGCGGACGGTAGAAGGAGGTGTCGTGACCGAGATCCTGCAGCAGCTGATCAACAGCCTGTCCATCGGCAGTATCTATGCGCTCATCGCGCTCGGGTACACGATGGTCTACGGAATCATCAAGCTGATCAACTTCGCCCACGGCGACGTCTACATGGTCGGCGCGTACCTCGGCTACGCCAGCATGTCGATCCTGAAGCTGGGGTTCTTCGAGTCGCTCATCATCGCGATGGTGGGCTGCACGATCCTCGGCGTCGTGATCGAGAAGGTGGCCTACCGCCCGCTCCGGAACTCGACCCGCATCGCGGCCCTCATCACCGCGATCGGCGTCTCCCTGCTCATCGAGTACACGATGATGTTCTTCGTCGGCGCCGACCCGCGGGCCTACCCGGCCATGCCCGGCTTCATGCAGGGCTCGATGAACCTGGGCGGCGTGATCATCAAGAACCAGCAGCTGGTCATCATCGGCGTCGCCGTCGCGCTCATGCTCCTGCTCCAGTTCATCGTCAAGAAGACGAAGATGGGCAAGGCGATGCGCGCAGTGTCGCAGGACCCGGACGCTGCCCAACTCATGGGCATCAACGTGGACCGCACCATCTCGTTCACGTTCGCTATCGGCTCCGCCCTGGCCGGGGCGGCGGGCGTTCTGGTGGGTGTCTACTACAACTCCATCAACCCGCTGATGGGCATCATCCCCGGCCTGAAGGCGTTCGTCGCGGCCGTCTTCGGCGGCATCGGCATCATCCCGGGCGCCCTCATCGGCGGCTATGTGATCGGCGGCGCCGAGACGCTCGTCTCGAGCCTCGGCTTCTCGCTGTTCAAGGACGGCGTCGTCTTCGCGATCCTCATCCTGATCCTGATCATCAAGCCCGCGGGTCTCCTCGGCAAGAACGTCAAGGAGAAGGTGTGATGACGACGGTCAAGAGCATCGGGCTGAGGGCCCTTCCGTTCGTTCTCAGCTATGTCGTGGTGCTGCTGCTGATCAACACCGGCGTGATCAACAGCTACGTGTTCTCGATCATCGTCACGATCTGCGTGAACATCATCCTCGCGTCGAGCCTCAACCTGGTGACCGGATTCACCGGCCAGTTCTCGCTCGGCCACGCGGGGTTCATGGCGGTCGGCGCCTACACGTGTGCACTGGTCACCCTCGCCCTCAACCCGATCATCGGCTCGCCGTTCGGCTTCCTCGTCGGGATGTTCGCGGGCGCCGTGGCGGCGGCCATCATCGGGGCCCTGGTCGGGCTGCCGACGCTGCGGCTCCGCGGCGACTACCTGGCGATCGCCACGCTCGGCATGGCGGAGATCATCCGCATCGTCATCCTGAACCTGGACATCACGAACGGCGCCGTCGGCCTGTCGGGGATCCCGCAGACCGTCGACTGGAACTGGGCCTTCCTGTTCACCGCCCTGACGCTGGTCGTCCTCTGGAACTACATCCGCAGCTCGCAGGGGCGTCGCGCGATCGCGGTGCGGGAGGACGAGATCGCCGCCGAGGCGATCGGCGTCAACACGACGGCCACCAAGGTGCAGGCCTTCACGATCGGCGCATTCTTCGCCGGCATCGGGGGCGGCCTGTACGCCTCCTACTTCTTCCTGCTGCAGCCGAGCCAGTTCGGCTTCCTCAAGTCCATCGACATTCTCGTCATCGTCGTCCTGGGCGGCCTCGGCTCCATGTCCGGCACCGTGATCGCAGCGATCCTGCTCGC
The DNA window shown above is from Tessaracoccus defluvii and carries:
- a CDS encoding ABC transporter substrate-binding protein yields the protein MNLSRRTLLGATVAIAAVGATSACSATPGGGSGGGGGGDTIKLGVNYELSGGVATYGQASVAGIKMAIDAINEAGGVNGKKIDLVQYDNKSELAEATTLANKLMAQDKVLACMGPATSGNFKATIPVANQNKIPVVSGSATADDVTWDGTTVQEYAFRICFSDSFQGTIMGKFASENLQAKTAVIIKDNSSDYSKGLAAAFTEEFGKLGGSIVGEEAFVAGDTDFNTILTRLKGQTFDVVYLPGYYSEAGLIIKQARDLGITAPVLGADGFDSPTLLELGGAAALNDVYFTNHYSAIDEDPKVVEFIAAFKEKNNEEPNAFHALGYDLGNFVADAVKRASALTGEAVQKAMAETKGFVGVTGTFDMDEHHNPVKSIVVIGLKDGVQATSEKVG
- a CDS encoding branched-chain amino acid ABC transporter permease; this encodes MTTVKSIGLRALPFVLSYVVVLLLINTGVINSYVFSIIVTICVNIILASSLNLVTGFTGQFSLGHAGFMAVGAYTCALVTLALNPIIGSPFGFLVGMFAGAVAAAIIGALVGLPTLRLRGDYLAIATLGMAEIIRIVILNLDITNGAVGLSGIPQTVDWNWAFLFTALTLVVLWNYIRSSQGRRAIAVREDEIAAEAIGVNTTATKVQAFTIGAFFAGIGGGLYASYFFLLQPSQFGFLKSIDILVIVVLGGLGSMSGTVIAAILLAVVSTFLAEFSDVRMIIYSLVLVLIMIFRPGGLMGSKEVTDTVLGRVFKGRRPEQAKEAL
- a CDS encoding branched-chain amino acid ABC transporter permease encodes the protein MTEILQQLINSLSIGSIYALIALGYTMVYGIIKLINFAHGDVYMVGAYLGYASMSILKLGFFESLIIAMVGCTILGVVIEKVAYRPLRNSTRIAALITAIGVSLLIEYTMMFFVGADPRAYPAMPGFMQGSMNLGGVIIKNQQLVIIGVAVALMLLLQFIVKKTKMGKAMRAVSQDPDAAQLMGINVDRTISFTFAIGSALAGAAGVLVGVYYNSINPLMGIIPGLKAFVAAVFGGIGIIPGALIGGYVIGGAETLVSSLGFSLFKDGVVFAILILILIIKPAGLLGKNVKEKV